A genomic window from Salvia miltiorrhiza cultivar Shanhuang (shh) chromosome 5, IMPLAD_Smil_shh, whole genome shotgun sequence includes:
- the LOC131026594 gene encoding putative late blight resistance protein homolog R1B-17 isoform X1 — MAAYGAAASLKNTIQRILQSSRISLVSHSPQILQPVYDEMNRLQKVLLKLDDTSCSNIRTEVNALDERIKEAVWEFEDLLESHILPQILPQLESERDNLSFSVDLQGLQHHVDCLVEMVKMMEEEYIIEMENMAEEEGEPISSRIDFGGINSKMVGLSEEFQKARDNLLEDKDYSIIGMAGVGKSTLAKHIFEDPSIRSHFDFRAWVKVGRKCEPNELLRCILAQVDPNAYRRMLAQGDDHDVELVGLLKEKLHDKKCLIVLDDVWEVQAINRMTNCLEEENTLGGIQFLLTSRQNMTFQHRGIRMSLLNEEESKKLLGEKVFGEKVFSEDGFPLQLEELGEKIAKKCEGLPLMIVTVAELLSKADKTPEYWTEVAYKQHNSLFEDAYNQVSEVFFPSYDYLAQHLKMLFLYMGSFPPYIDQSPLAINNLSRVEGFLELNFENSFEHFLERLSKRYHLVLDTENLWYLNRRCCVHSCWQHLCKVEASRIKFLHVLRGCDDVIKDKRRLCAHYNNLFCFKQVYDSIKSDCASTAHSLLCHDPYLPYPIPIQAMGFKLLRVLSALPVRFYHIPIEILKLVYLRYLALSCNGELPPSISNLFHLQFLIINPHMKIKKRGVQSYMPVQIWDMQELEHLEIWGKDLPTPNNTDDATLNKLITLHGVSANSCTREVLKRIPNLTHLGINVELKPYDDEDETNPLSCLGYISQLQNLEELEYWVIYTETKYECNTIPLSMFPSSLKVLWLSGLGGYPWNYMNDIGSLLPNLEILTLTDYAFRGPEWDITPGSFLKLIELRIEDIDLVRWRPQRGSFPMLRRLGMSHCYKLQQLDWPYDHSWIEIIDLRECNPLAVACANELKDKFSIVLFVESSF; from the coding sequence ATGGCGGCTTATGGTGCGGCGGCTTCTCTCAAGAATACGATTCAGCGTATTCTACAATCGTCTCGCATTTCTCTCGTTTCCCACTCTCCACAAATCTTACAGCCTGTCTACGACGAGATGAATCGCTTGCAGAAAGTTCTACTCAAATTGGATGACACCAGCTGCAGCAACATCAGGACGGAGGTGAATGCTTTGGATGAACGAATCAAAGAGGCAGTTTGGGAATTCGAAGATTTACTTGAATCCCATATCTTGCCTCAGATTCTTCCTCAACTCGAAAGCGAGAGAGACAACTTGTCATTCTCTGTAGATCTGCAGGGTCTGCAACACCATGTTGATTGTTTGGTCGAGATGGTGAAGATGATGGAGGAAGAGTACATCATTGAAATGGAGAATatggctgaagaagaaggcgagcCTATTTCCTCAAGAATTGATTTTGGTGGAATCAACTCAAAGATGGTTGGATTATCTGAAGAATTTCAAAAAGCCAGAGATAATCTTCTTGAAGATAAAGACTATTCGATTATTGGGATGGCAGGCGTTGGAAAGTCAACTCTTGCTAAACATATTTTTGAAGATCCATCAATTCGGAGCCATTTCGACTTTCGAGCATGGGTCAAAGTGGGCAGGAAATGCGAGCCCAATGAACTATTACGCTGCATTCTAGCTCAAGTGGATCCCAACGCTTACCGAAGAATGCTTGCCCAAGGAGATGACCATGATGTGGAATTAGTTGGactattgaaagaaaaattgcATGATAAGAAATGTCTCATCgtgttggatgatgtttgggagGTACAAGCAATAAATCGCATGACAAATTGCTTGGAAGAAGAGAATACTCTTGGAGGGATTCAGTTCTTACTTACAAGTAGACAAAATATGACGTTTCAGCATAGGGGCATAAGAATGAGCTTGTTGAATGAAGAAGAAAGTAAGAAATTACTTGGTGAGAAGGTGTTTGGTGAGAAGGTGTTTAGTGAAGACGGTTTCCCTCTCCAACTTGAGGAACTGGGAGAGAAGATTGCCAAGAAATGTGAAGGTCTTCCTCTTATGATAGTCACAGTAGCAGAGCTCCTATCAAAAGCCGACAAGACCCCAGAATACTGGACTGAGGTAGCCTACAAACAACACAACTCACTTTTCGAGGACGCATATAATCAAGTTTCAGAGGTATTTTTCCCAAGCTATGACTATTTAGCCCAACATTTAAAAATGCTTTTCCTCTATATGGGATCTTTCCCTCCATATATTGATCAGAGTCCACTCGCGATCAATAATCTGTCAAGAGTTGAGGGCTTTCTTGAactgaattttgaaaatagttTTGAACATTTCTTGGAAAGGCTTTCTAAGCGGTATCATCTTGTTCTCGACACAGAAAATTTGTGGTATTTGAATAGACGGTGTTGCGTGCATTCTTGTTGGCAGCACTTGTGTAAGGTAGAAGCTAGTAGGATCAAGTTTCTACATGTCTTACGGGGTTGTGATGATGTTATAAAAGACAAGCGTCGATTGTGTGCGCATTACAACAATTTATTTTGCTTCAAACAAGTGTATGATTCGATAAAAAGTGATTGTGCATCCACTGCCCATTCTCTCCTTTGTCATGATCCTTATTTGCCATATCCAATCCCAATACAAGCCATGGGTTTCAAGTTGCTCAGGGTACTATCTGCTCTTCCAGTTCGATTTTACCATATCCCAATCGAAATTTTGAAACTTGTTTATTTGCGATACCTTGCCCTATCTTGCAACGGGGAGCTCCCTCCTTCCATATCCAACCTTTTTCACCTTCAATTCTTGATTATCAATCCGCATATGAAGATTAAAAAGCGTGGAGTTCAGTCTTATATGCCTGTGCAAATTTGGGACATGCAAGAACTAGAGCATCTTGAGATTTGGGGAAAGGATCTACCAACCCCTAACAATACTGATGATGCTACCTTGAACAAACTCATCACACTTCATGGTGTGAGCGCAAATAGTTGTACAAGAGAAGTTCTCAAAAGAATTCCTAATTTAACGCATTTAGGAATTAATGTGGAGTTGAAGCCttatgatgatgaagatgaaacCAACCCATTGAGTTGCTTGGGTTATATCTCCCAACTCCAAAATCTGGAGGAACTTGAATATTGGGTTATTTATACCGAGACAAAGTATGAGTGTAATACGATTCCTCTTTCAATGTTTCCATCAAGTCTCAAGGTGTTATGGTTGTCCGGGTTAGGGGGGTACCCTTGGAATTACATGAATGACATTGGTTCACTGCTGCCGAATCTCGAGATTCTCACATTAACAGACTATGCATTTCGAGGCCCAGAGTGGGACATAACACCAGGGAGTTTTTTGAAACTTATTGAACTTCGAATTGAAGACATCGATTTGGTGCGATGGAGACCTCAACGTGGAAGCTTCCCGATGCTTCGTAGACTAGGCATGAGTCATTGCTACAAATTACAACAGCTCGATTGGCCGTATGACCACTCTTGGATAGAAATCATTGATTTACGCGAGTGCAATCCTTTAGCTGTCGCTTGTGCCAATGAATTAAAAGACAAGTTTTCCATTGTCCTTTTCGTCGAATCTTCTTTTTGA
- the LOC131026594 gene encoding putative late blight resistance protein homolog R1B-17 isoform X3 has translation MAAYGAAASLKNTIQRILQSSRISLVSHSPQILQPVYDEMNRLQKVLLKLDDTSCSNIRTEVNALDERIKEAVWEFEDLLESHILPQILPQLESERDNLSFSVDLQGLQHHVDCLVEMVKMMEEEYIIEMENMAEEEGEPISSRIDFGGINSKMVGLSEEFQKARDNLLEDKDYSIIGMAGVGKSTLAKHIFEDPSIRSHFDFRAWVKVGRKCEPNELLRCILAQVDPNAYRRMLAQGDDHDVELVGLLKEKLHDKKCLIVLDDVWEVQAINRMTNCLEEENTLGGIQFLLTSRQNMTFQHRGIRMSLLNEEESKKLLGEKVFGEKVFSEDGFPLQLEELGEKIAKKCEGLPLMIVTVAELLSKADKTPEYWTEVAYKQHNSLFEDAYNQVSELRLAYVASESRVASPAAARRIQLAWRRRKKQTHIDSLE, from the exons ATGGCGGCTTATGGTGCGGCGGCTTCTCTCAAGAATACGATTCAGCGTATTCTACAATCGTCTCGCATTTCTCTCGTTTCCCACTCTCCACAAATCTTACAGCCTGTCTACGACGAGATGAATCGCTTGCAGAAAGTTCTACTCAAATTGGATGACACCAGCTGCAGCAACATCAGGACGGAGGTGAATGCTTTGGATGAACGAATCAAAGAGGCAGTTTGGGAATTCGAAGATTTACTTGAATCCCATATCTTGCCTCAGATTCTTCCTCAACTCGAAAGCGAGAGAGACAACTTGTCATTCTCTGTAGATCTGCAGGGTCTGCAACACCATGTTGATTGTTTGGTCGAGATGGTGAAGATGATGGAGGAAGAGTACATCATTGAAATGGAGAATatggctgaagaagaaggcgagcCTATTTCCTCAAGAATTGATTTTGGTGGAATCAACTCAAAGATGGTTGGATTATCTGAAGAATTTCAAAAAGCCAGAGATAATCTTCTTGAAGATAAAGACTATTCGATTATTGGGATGGCAGGCGTTGGAAAGTCAACTCTTGCTAAACATATTTTTGAAGATCCATCAATTCGGAGCCATTTCGACTTTCGAGCATGGGTCAAAGTGGGCAGGAAATGCGAGCCCAATGAACTATTACGCTGCATTCTAGCTCAAGTGGATCCCAACGCTTACCGAAGAATGCTTGCCCAAGGAGATGACCATGATGTGGAATTAGTTGGactattgaaagaaaaattgcATGATAAGAAATGTCTCATCgtgttggatgatgtttgggagGTACAAGCAATAAATCGCATGACAAATTGCTTGGAAGAAGAGAATACTCTTGGAGGGATTCAGTTCTTACTTACAAGTAGACAAAATATGACGTTTCAGCATAGGGGCATAAGAATGAGCTTGTTGAATGAAGAAGAAAGTAAGAAATTACTTGGTGAGAAGGTGTTTGGTGAGAAGGTGTTTAGTGAAGACGGTTTCCCTCTCCAACTTGAGGAACTGGGAGAGAAGATTGCCAAGAAATGTGAAGGTCTTCCTCTTATGATAGTCACAGTAGCAGAGCTCCTATCAAAAGCCGACAAGACCCCAGAATACTGGACTGAGGTAGCCTACAAACAACACAACTCACTTTTCGAGGACGCATATAATCAAGTTTCAGAG TTGAGGCTAGCTTATGTTGCTTCTGAATCGAGAGTTGCTTCACCTGCCGCAG CTAGACGGATCCAACTCGCGTGGAGACGCAGAAAGAAGCAAACGCATATAGATTCATTGGAGTGA
- the LOC131026594 gene encoding putative late blight resistance protein homolog R1B-17 isoform X2, protein MAAYGAAASLKNTIQRILQSSRISLVSHSPQILQPVYDEMNRLQKVLLKLDDTSCSNIRTEVNALDERIKEAVWEFEDLLESHILPQILPQLESERDNLSFSVDLQGLQHHVDCLVEMVKMMEEEYIIEMENMAEEEGEPISSRIDFGGINSKMVGLSEEFQKARDNLLEDKDYSIIGMAGVGKSTLAKHIFEDPSIRSHFDFRAWVKVGRKCEPNELLRCILAQVDPNAYRRMLAQGDDHDVELVGLLKEKLHDKKCLIVLDDVWEVQAINRMTNCLEEENTLGGIQFLLTSRQNMTFQHRGIRMSLLNEEESKKLLGEKVFGEKVFSEDGFPLQLEELGEKIAKKCEGLPLMIVTVAELLSKADKTPEYWTEVAYKQHNSLFEDAYNQVSELRLAYVASESRVASPAAGESLAALCVGFFKFKNYCFMGTSQSLQLARNCS, encoded by the exons ATGGCGGCTTATGGTGCGGCGGCTTCTCTCAAGAATACGATTCAGCGTATTCTACAATCGTCTCGCATTTCTCTCGTTTCCCACTCTCCACAAATCTTACAGCCTGTCTACGACGAGATGAATCGCTTGCAGAAAGTTCTACTCAAATTGGATGACACCAGCTGCAGCAACATCAGGACGGAGGTGAATGCTTTGGATGAACGAATCAAAGAGGCAGTTTGGGAATTCGAAGATTTACTTGAATCCCATATCTTGCCTCAGATTCTTCCTCAACTCGAAAGCGAGAGAGACAACTTGTCATTCTCTGTAGATCTGCAGGGTCTGCAACACCATGTTGATTGTTTGGTCGAGATGGTGAAGATGATGGAGGAAGAGTACATCATTGAAATGGAGAATatggctgaagaagaaggcgagcCTATTTCCTCAAGAATTGATTTTGGTGGAATCAACTCAAAGATGGTTGGATTATCTGAAGAATTTCAAAAAGCCAGAGATAATCTTCTTGAAGATAAAGACTATTCGATTATTGGGATGGCAGGCGTTGGAAAGTCAACTCTTGCTAAACATATTTTTGAAGATCCATCAATTCGGAGCCATTTCGACTTTCGAGCATGGGTCAAAGTGGGCAGGAAATGCGAGCCCAATGAACTATTACGCTGCATTCTAGCTCAAGTGGATCCCAACGCTTACCGAAGAATGCTTGCCCAAGGAGATGACCATGATGTGGAATTAGTTGGactattgaaagaaaaattgcATGATAAGAAATGTCTCATCgtgttggatgatgtttgggagGTACAAGCAATAAATCGCATGACAAATTGCTTGGAAGAAGAGAATACTCTTGGAGGGATTCAGTTCTTACTTACAAGTAGACAAAATATGACGTTTCAGCATAGGGGCATAAGAATGAGCTTGTTGAATGAAGAAGAAAGTAAGAAATTACTTGGTGAGAAGGTGTTTGGTGAGAAGGTGTTTAGTGAAGACGGTTTCCCTCTCCAACTTGAGGAACTGGGAGAGAAGATTGCCAAGAAATGTGAAGGTCTTCCTCTTATGATAGTCACAGTAGCAGAGCTCCTATCAAAAGCCGACAAGACCCCAGAATACTGGACTGAGGTAGCCTACAAACAACACAACTCACTTTTCGAGGACGCATATAATCAAGTTTCAGAG TTGAGGCTAGCTTATGTTGCTTCTGAATCGAGAGTTGCTTCACCTGCCGCAGGTGAGTCTCTAGCTGCTCTCTGCGttggattttttaaatttaagaatTACTGCTTCATGGGCACCTCACAGTCGCTTCAACTGGCGAGGAATTGCAGCTAG